The Acidobacteriota bacterium genome contains the following window.
AAGCGGTACAGATTTGCAGCTCGCGTGCAGGATGTCTCCGGTCAGATAACCGATCTCGATTTTACAGGATTAGAGTAATTTCAATGCAGGACGGCTCGGGCAAGTGTGAAGACATTCACGGTTCCTGAGCCGTGTTTCTTTAGGGCTCTCGCACAGGAAGATGTGGTTGCTCCGGACGTCAGGACATCATCCACAAGCAGAATATTCTTGTCGGCGACCAATTTGGGCCTTAGAACTGTAAAAGCGTTCTTTACGGTCAATTCACGAGCCTTTTGATCCATTCCTGCCCGATGGATACGAGTGTTGATCTGTCGTGAAAGACTTTCGGTGTCGACAGGTTTTCTAATGATGCGGCCAATTTCGATGGCTATCAATTCTGCCTGGTTAAAGCCACGCTCTATCTTGCGTTGTTTTGAGAGTGGTACAGGGATGATAAGATGTGCCGCAAAAATTCCGGGCTCTCTTTCCGTTACACCTCGAATAAGTGAACGTATTCTGTGATCTAGATGAGGTGAAGTTTTTGCCTCAATTATGCTGGCAGCGAGGGCGTTTTCGTAAACTCCGGCTGCAAGAGCTCGCTCAAAATGATAGTCGTCGCACTTTAGGCATCGAACCGCCACGTCAGCAGCTTTCTCGCCCAACAAAGCTCCGCATTTGTTGCAAAGCATCTCCCGGCCTGAGAAGATTCGGGTATTATCCCAACATTCTTTGCACGAAACACCGTCGTTTAGATCGTCGACGCTGTTCGAGCATACTCTGCATTGCTGGGGATAGATCAGCGAAAGGAGGGAATTCTGTACGGACCTGAACATCGGTCAGAGTTTATTCTTCGTCAAGCAGTCCTTTTTCCTGAAGTTCCTGACAGTCGAGGCAGAATCGTGCTGACGGAAGTGCGGCGAGACGCTTCGGATTGATCTCTTTTTCGCAATTCTGACAGAGTCCATACTCGTCATCTTCGATCCGCAAGAGGGCTTCATCTATCAGAACGACCTGTTTACTCTCGTTTTCCGAGACGGCAAGCATTACGTTCTTGGAATAGTTTCTTACCGCGAGATCGACTGGATCAGGCGTTTCTGCATCGTCGACGGAGAGGTCGTTGCCTTTCAGCTTTTCGATCAAAAGCTCGCGTTCGGCGATCAGTTTTTCCTTGATCTCTTCTAAGTTCAATTTACTCATTTTTGGTACGGAAACCCCTTTATTATGGTATAGGCTCGATATAATTGTTCCAACACTAGCACACGAGCCATCTCATGCGTAAAAGTGAGAAACGATAACGATAGCATGGTGTCGGCTCTAGCCGCAACTTCGGAGGATGCTCCGTCGGCCCCGCCGATGACGAACGAGATCTCTTTCGTTCCCGTGTTCTGCCATTTTTCAACTTCCTTTGCCAGTTCGTGCGAAGAGATCTTACGGCCCAAAACATCGAGAAGACAGACAAAGGAGCTTTGATTCAATTTTTCGAGAATGCGTTTGCCTTCTATTTCTTTTGTTTCGTGAGGGGCCGAATCGCGGATCTCAACCACTTCGCATTTTACGAAATGCGAAAGTCGCAGCAGATACTCGTCCTGTAGCGACCGATAATTTTTATCCTTGGTTTTGCCGATCCAAACGAAGCGAAATTTCATCTGATTGTTTTAACGCAAAGACGCTAAGCCGCAAAGTCGCAAAGGTTTTTAGACTATTATCGATGGGCCAAATTCCTTAATTTCTTACTTTGCGTCTCTGCTCCTTTGCGACTTTGCGTTAAATATCTTCAGGTATTTCAACCTTACGAGCATCCAGCCAAAGTCGGGCGAGGTCGTAGAACTCTCGCGATTCGCCGTTGAAGACGTGCACGACAAAGTCGCCGTAGTCGAGCAGGACCCAATCGGCGGAATTGTAACCTTCGATGCGAACGGGCCGCGAGCCTAGTTCGGCTTTGAGCTTTTCGTTGATGTCATCGGCGATCGCCTGAACCTGACGCTGATTGGTACCGCTCGCGATGACGAAAAACTCAGTAAAACTCGTGATGCCTCGCAGGTCGAGTGCAACGATGTCGAATGCCTTTTTGTCGGCCGCACAGCGGATGGCGAGTTGGACTTCAGGGTCGAGTTCGGCGAACGGTGTGGGTTTCTCTGCAATTTCGATCTTGACCGCTTCACGCTGAAGCGATCGTTCTTGTGTTTCTTCCATTAGCTATAAATCTGATATTTTTCTATGTATATTGCAACCTCGCCGGGAACATCTTGCCGCCACGTCGGGTCGCCGTTTCTTATTTTCTTGCGGATCTCGGTCGCGGAAATGTTTTGATTTACCGCATCCGTAATGAAAATTGATTTCGGACTGCGGATCGCGGATTGCGGATTTAAATCTTTTTTCCGTTTCTCCTCGGCCGTCTGCCGA
Protein-coding sequences here:
- a CDS encoding ComF family protein, translating into MFRSVQNSLLSLIYPQQCRVCSNSVDDLNDGVSCKECWDNTRIFSGREMLCNKCGALLGEKAADVAVRCLKCDDYHFERALAAGVYENALAASIIEAKTSPHLDHRIRSLIRGVTEREPGIFAAHLIIPVPLSKQRKIERGFNQAELIAIEIGRIIRKPVDTESLSRQINTRIHRAGMDQKARELTVKNAFTVLRPKLVADKNILLVDDVLTSGATTSSCARALKKHGSGTVNVFTLARAVLH
- a CDS encoding TraR/DksA family transcriptional regulator, coding for MSKLNLEEIKEKLIAERELLIEKLKGNDLSVDDAETPDPVDLAVRNYSKNVMLAVSENESKQVVLIDEALLRIEDDEYGLCQNCEKEINPKRLAALPSARFCLDCQELQEKGLLDEE
- the rsfS gene encoding ribosome silencing factor; the encoded protein is MEETQERSLQREAVKIEIAEKPTPFAELDPEVQLAIRCAADKKAFDIVALDLRGITSFTEFFVIASGTNQRQVQAIADDINEKLKAELGSRPVRIEGYNSADWVLLDYGDFVVHVFNGESREFYDLARLWLDARKVEIPEDI
- a CDS encoding 23S rRNA (pseudouridine(1915)-N(3))-methyltransferase RlmH, which codes for MKFRFVWIGKTKDKNYRSLQDEYLLRLSHFVKCEVVEIRDSAPHETKEIEGKRILEKLNQSSFVCLLDVLGRKISSHELAKEVEKWQNTGTKEISFVIGGADGASSEVAARADTMLSLSFLTFTHEMARVLVLEQLYRAYTIIKGFPYQK